The genomic segment TGATTATTCTTATTATCGCCACTTGGAAttgtttggaaaacaaatacaacGTTTTGCAGTTAGAGCCCTGATCTATGAAAGCATTTGAGCAACTGTATAATGGAGCATATGAGTAGTCACTTTAATGAAATAACTACTTATATACATGAATTATCTACTCATTTTAAGTGATTTGCTGGATCAAAGCCTGTTTCAATTAGAGCAGCAGAGTTAAAGTAATGTAACAACTCCAGTTTGGAGAAAATAACAGACCAAAGGTGGCTGCATCAATAAAGATATTCTTACTGGGGACggaaaataaattatacctGTAGGAAGTGCCCATATAACTACACTACATCAAGTATAATTAtcctttcaactttttttttacctagAAGATtagaagaaatttaatttcaaaccTTGTGAGAAAACTGCGCTACTTTGGTTTGTGTAGGGGCTGAAGATGTTAATGCTCCAAGAACTTAGTCAAAACCCTCTATTTAAAATACCACTTCTACTTTTTAGCTGAGATAAACAGGGTACATTATAAATCTCCAGCGTAGCCTACTGAAGTGTCAGAACAGCTCATTCAAAGCAATACATTCTCTTCTGAAAGACTTTTGTATTATAATAGAAAATTCTCTCCCTCGGATGCACCTGAGAAGCATTAACTTCTTGGTGACTTTAAGAACCAAATCCTTTAATACAAACCTAGATTTTCCCACAGgcacttgaaaatatttagcatttttttcagctgaatgcAATTTTCATAATAAAGTAGCTCACTCGGCTACCTGACACCACAGACAAAGACACCGAATGAGCAGCTCCTGCCAACTTAGGCAGAGCATGATCACAACCCCCAGTTACATGCGTAAGTAGGCTTTTAAATATCCCACTGCTGTAACAATTAAAGTAATTTATGTATTATATGCTActgttatatattttattatttgttaatatgtattttttccataacaTCCAGACACAACCCTTGCATAAGCAATGTCTTTCAGTCAACCTTAATGCAGGATACAACAGATCTTAAATTTCTGTAACATTTAAATTCTACCTCTGTGACCAGTTTTAGGATACCATAGCAGCCCTTTGCTACTCTAAACCCAATCTGGATGCCTGGTTCTAATTTCTGCGGTTTAGGGGCTGGTAATAAGAATTTGCTTAATATAATATCCCTTCTGCTACAAAGTAAATTCCTCCACATAAACCCATGTCCCTTTCTGAACAGCACTGACTCATCATTACTGGTGCTGCTCCCTACTTTTAGTCAACTGTTCATTTAAATTTCACTGGCAAACCTCTCAGAAAAGTATGGGAATGAGGTATATTTTGTTCTGTGCCAAAACACTCAGTCCAGTCTATCAAATCCAAAATCTCCACATTTAACTGCATCTCTGGCAGTTTCAAGggtataattttaaaactagagTATATTTTGTTAAATCAGGCCCCAAAATGATCCTGTCTTACTTCCGTCCACTTAGCCTATTAATGCAGGCTAATACTGCATGTTCTTGTGGCAACAAAACCTAAAGTGTACTGGGAGACTACAGTGATAGATTACATGTACATGCTGTGTCATATCCAATTAACTCAAATTGACTGTGTACTGCATTATGCTGTTAGTGCATGGAAGATCAATAAATATGGAGAAAATCCAACGACGCTCTCTCCATTCCCATCCAATTCTAGTAGGTCTGAGACAGATCATGCTCTTACGATGTgtatgctgctgctgaagagggCAGGTGGTGCATAGACACCATTCAAACTTGGCCTATTCAATCTAAACTCCTCTAACTCGCCATTCATGCATAGCAAAACACCATCTGGTCCTATTTTGCCTCTAGCAATCACAGCTGACCAAAAACTATAATAACAGCTGTcgcaaaacaaaagccaaacaaaggggggagggaaaggtTAGAATGAAGTCCAGTGCTGAAAAATACTCCATGAAgtgagaaatggaaaaggagcCATTCAAGTAGACAACCCCCATTGAAAAAAGTCAGCGCAAGACTTCTGGTTAAACTCGAGATATTTAATCCATCTGTCCTGCCAACCACAACGGTCAGGTGATAATATAAAATTGACATTAAGTTGCATAGAGGTATTTAAAGCCTTTGTTCTCTAAGTTAGAAACTAATGACCCTGTGTCAGCTAAAAATTAAACCTCCTTATGTTCTTTCATCGTGTGTCAACCTGGGTTAATGTGAAAGTGGAATGTGGTTAACTGGGGTGATAAAGCATCTGAAACCTCGGGAAAAGAAGGGAGCAGTTAAGTGCTTGTAAATGATATGAAGGAATACATTCTTTAAACTATGCACGACACTGAAATCATATGGATACTGCATTTTTCCAGTATAAATTGCATATTAAGTGATTTAAGTTTACAGTTTTGTTTATGACCTATGATAGCAGTTACTCAGACTTAGGGAATATGAACACCACGTGCACAGTTTGAAACACAAGATGTTCTGCAATATGCTACTGTGGGtaatgtaaaatataatttggTAGCAAGCAGGGGGATGCTCCAGTTTTTCAAGATTCaaattttgatatttaaaatgtacaGTCCTGCTTgatgatttggtttttttagctgcagtaattaaaactatttttcctgGAATTGACCATCAGTAGTTCAGCAGCTCTTAATCAAATGTGATAAAACCCAGGATTTATGAAATCATTTAATGAGTGTAATAACACCTGCTTCTCACTGCAAATAGTTGAAAACAGACTTCAGTTCTAATTAACTCTTATCACTAGTGACATTTTTCCAATGATACTTCATAGGTCTTCAAAATGACAATTACAGAACTAATACACAATTAGTGTCACATGCAGTTTagcaattatttctgaaaacatttgtcTAAAGGTTTCAAAACGACTATAAAATGGTTCCCTTTGTTATGTAACATTGGTTAAAACCGACAGAGAGAAAAACCTCTCCCGACCGCGTCTGCTGTGCCGTTTCTAAAGCAGGCAGGCTTCCTTGCGCTTGGAATAAACATCCACCGTCCCAGACATTATTAGATAACATACTAAGGCTATTATGAGCATGGGTAGCTGTCAACGAACACTTATTATGAAAAGCTTCAATTTATACAAGATTTTTCCTGCTTCAAGAAATCTATAAATTTATAATTAGAATCTCTTGCTGTTCAATATTTGTACATAATAAACAGAGTACCTGAGGATGATGAAATATTGAAAACTGAATTCATTATTAATAAACTCACACGGTATAGTACCTCTTCCTTCAAGTCTGGCTGCAACTTTTCAGGGATCTATATTCCATTATTTTTTGGTTGTGGCCTGCATATGGTAGCTATGGACACAGTCTCAAACAGGATTAGGATTCTGCTCAGGTTTGACActtgctgtttttaattttcattttatcataAGCAGTTTAAGATTATTGCCAGTGGTAATTTGCAATTTTTATCAAGACCTCTTCATTATAGCTTCTGACAGGACAGATGCTGTAATTAATCATGCAAGACAACTGGGGATAGTGGTCAGACTGCACTCGCAGTACAGCTACTGCAgacaaagaagggaaagaagaaaataaaggatttcTCCTCTCTATCAAGAGTAAAAATGTATAAACAGCACTTATATCCTGACAACACATTGGATGTGAATGTTTCCACATCCTTCACATGAAATACCTGCCCTCTCCACCCCTCCTATGTCACATCCTACTTTTATGATAAAGTATAGATCAGACAACTCAGGATTAGAGTTAAGGGCTTATACGTGAGAAGCCCATGGCAGTTCCTTGCATTTGCATCTGAAACTCAAAgatacaaagaaaaccacaattTGTGCTTATTTGCATCTCTCTCTGAACACTGCTGCTGAGAGGTTTGCTGTCCTGTTCCTGTGGATAAATGTAACATGGGGTAGCACGAATGCTTTGTAACTCTGCcacctgctttttctctctgaagtaaGGCGTAGAAACCTCAGAAAAGTTGTACGTGACTCTTCAGCAGCAGATCTTTATGGGCAGAAGAGCTGATCACACACTTGGTTGCAATTGGTACCTGTTTACTCAGTATgtttgataaaataaaaacccaaagttAAATAGATTTTCCATGAAAGTGTTTTCATAAGGCaacatttctggtttttgtaTCAAAGACCATCAGCTTTACTGAAACATGTTTATTCTATAGCAagataaaagcatttattttagatAAGCAAAATACAAACAACTTAATTGCTGCTATCATAACTCATAAAAAAGTataaaacagcataaaaacaCAATAAGCAATGTAGCAATTAATAATTCATGTTACCAGTGTTTACATTAAAGCCTCATTTATGAAAACTTTACAACGCATGATATGAAAACATacaacttttaaagaaaatatttacactgATTATTCGATTGTGgagtttcatttaaatattctaCTGGTTTTACAGTGTATTAAAAACTCTTGCATTTTTCATCTTAGCTTTCTGTAATAACAGTTTTATTTAagtgcattttccttttaaaaatacagtgtattAAATCTGAAACTCATCACTTTGACACAGAATATAATATTCACATTTGTTCTGTAATTGGAATTAATGTAAGAGGGTAAATgtcaatatatattttcttacaaactatggcaggttttttttgagaaatgaaGTGAAAGGTTGGGTCAAATGTTTCAGTTCAGTtacttgcatttgtttttctgaagacatttagaagaaaaaattaagagctTTGGCAAAAATCTGTGATTTACTCTATTTTTTTCATGACAAAAAATGCCATCAACTAAACCATGTCATACAAGATTGATTGTATGAAATCCAATCATCATGTTACAGGTAGTTACAACTGTGCTTTAAGGGCTCCATGAGTTCATACTGCCTTGAAGTGCATTATTCACTTTTAGAGAAAGAAGGGTTATATCATATAACTCTGAAAGGCCATTTTGCAGTCATAAGGTCCAAGTATTTATTAGGCCATTTGATTCACATATTGCAGGTAAagcttaaataaattaaaaggcaTCACATGAAAAagagcacagattttttttttaaacaaaatgattTATAGTCAGCTAAATGATACACAGCTACATTGTAGTTCTTTATTGCCTATCTAATAGACACTTTAGAGGATCATTTGATCTGTTATGCATCCCTGCATAACTACCATCAAAAATTTACAGTTTTCAGCCAAACATGGTTTACCCCTACCCCCTCCATCAACAAAAAGCCATGTTGCAAGATAATTTATCTTCAGAAAATACTGACCTGTGATAATACTTGAGTCTGTGTCTGAGACTGTATTTGTGACTGGTGCTGctgaggtgctgctggctgaggGCTCCCAATGGCAGGGATAGGAGAAGTGATCTGAGAAGCTACCGGAGAATGCTGCTGAGGAGAAGGCTGTGACTGGTGTTGCATATGctgcatttgctgctgctgcatttgctgAAGCTGTATGTGCTGCAGTTGCTGTTGCATTTGCTGTTGATTAATTTGCTGctgaagatgctgctgctgcaagtgTTGCTGCATGTGGTGCTGAAAATGCTGTTGTTGCATTTGTTGTTGTATTTGCTGATGCATTTGATGCTGATGTAGTTGCTGCTGTTGCATCTGCTGCATCtgttgctgctggagctgctgtaTCTGGTGCTGCTGGCTTTGCATTGAGGGACTGACTTGAGATGAAGATGGTGTTGCCACCATATTTGTTCCCATAGAGCTTATCAAGGGACCTGCAATGTTTGTTGGCATGTTTGGTGCAATGGTAACAGAAGCTACAATCTGATTCATTGGCAGTCTCATGGTTAAAGGTTTTGGAGCAATTGCCCTGGGAAGGGACTGCTGAAGAGTTTGAGGAGATGCCGATACTGTTGCGTGTTGAGAAAGAGAAGTATTCAGAATAAGGGAGGAAGACAAATTTGTAGATGCCAACGTTTGCTGAACAGAACGAATTGTCTGGGCCTCAGCGGAttctgcagcagcctgtgtttggaaaagaaaatcattgtatttttaacagaaaaaacattGTTACTGTTTACATGGAAATAAAAGTCACAGCTACTCAGGGacacttttttgtcttttgttttctatCAGAAAAGACCAATCAGCAATCTGAAAAAGATCACTGATCCACTGATCCATTACATCACCTATTCATCTGTCTCTGTACATGGTACCTCCAGTTCTTACTTGGACAAAAAACTAACTTGTGCACTTGCTCAACACCAGGAAGTCACAGGTGTCACATACTTAGTGTGGCTGATAGAGCTAAAGAGGGCCTAACACTTTCTgtatttacatgttttcaaaaaaaacgTGTTATTTGGGAGACAAATCTGAGCAGAAGCATATCACCCTGCACCAGCTATCATGGCATAAGAGTAGTGgacaaaataatgaaacttcTCAGACaacttttttaatttgcttgttGCGGTTCTTCACAAAAGCTTCAGCAAGGATGTCTTAAGTTCAGGGAGATGAATTCTGGCCTTAGGATGTAATTTCCACTCAGTCTTCCCACAAGTTTCTTGGCAGCCCAGGTCCCATGGATTTGAGGAGAAGATATGATTTGTGATAAAAGGCAACTTAGGATTGACAAAAAAATTCCTAAATTCCCTCAAAGACATTTACAATTGTAGCTGCCATTGAACTTAGCATTGGAATACGAAAGGCTTTGAGAATATTATCTAAGTCCTAGAGACAACAGAAGAACACAGCTTCTCAACACAGAAGAAATCTTGTGGCTTTAAATATCTGttgtatttctgctgttgtatttctaagcatttaattaaaatacacagcagcttTCAGTGTGAGTTACTAATGCTCCACAGTTGTACATTCAAATAAGTATTCTCAGGAGTTAGATATCATCATGTGCTTCTGTTGCTTTCTTGTGatcaaagatatttttgtaattgATCTTTATGAAATACTATTAGAGAAATAACCACCTTGATTAATTTTCACCCATATTTTAGATGTCCATAATCATGCTTCCATTTATGGTATTCAGATGCAACAGATCTACAACCAGTGTAGTTCTGCCGGTTAGAAAGGTAAATTCTCAAATAAGACAGTGgaactttgttttcttcatgagTTCTGTTTAAACTTGGGATCTGCTAAAATACTCCATGTGGCTCACTACCGGCTAGTCCATTTGTAAGTAGTCTCCAAAGTCAGAGCCACCATGCgttcccccaccaccacctgcaagaaATACTTAAGCTTTGTCATACAATAACTGCTCTCCAGCTCCATGCAAACCAAGTCTGTCTTTTGAGAAGTAGCacttgaggaaaaaacaaaactctgcAAATAGCTTGCAAATGTTAATGTCAAAAGGTCAGTATATTTTTCATgactgaattttactttttgtagTGAAGTGCATTATTTTGCCTCCATAGATAAAGGAAGATGTACATTTAAAAAGTTACTGTTTGGTAATCGTTACTGTGCCATTAGagagatgacttttttttttttttgccccagaGACTAAGCAGGGTCAAGCAGCAGCACATCATCTTGTCTAGCTGTATTACAGAAATTCTAGGattctacttttattttgcGTAACACCCACCCCCGTTTAAACACCATTGCCAAAATCTAACTTGCATTACATTGAAGGCATTATTAGGCTTACCTTAGAAACAAGGCTTGCTCTATAGGCAGCAAGTGCCTTTAGGTATTCTTTTTTGGcagcttcagtttttcttttatataccTATTAAAAAAGACCACAGTTTCATCAACTTCAATATTAAGACGTTTTTGCCAGAATGCTCTCAAAATCACTTGCAAAgatacaacaacaacaaaaaagaccaaaaacaactgaaaacacTCTACCATtaggtttgctttttcttccctgaaagatCTCAATATTCTTGCAGGTGATTACAGACTTTCAGGTCTACTCGCTGCACTTGCACCACAATTTATGTTGATTTATTGTGAATAAAATAGCTGCTAGAGCAGCCAACTGTTTGACAAGGCTACCTATGTACACCTTAACTCCCACGaaatgatattttaatgattttaagtAACAGGGATATTAGAATGCTGAGTATTTCAGATGCTAAAAATCATCTGTAGTAgtataaaatagcaaaaaaaaaaagcctatgccctatgcaatattttttaaaaaacaaatatttgaactACATATAATATATACCTTTAGAAAAGGCAGTTCATAGAGCTTGGACAGTTCACCTTCCCCAAAGCCAGTATGAGAGAATCCCATTGAGTTAAACAAAAACAGTTAGGCAAACGTGaattaatctgtatttttaatcatCAGTAAAtttaaagttcattttaaaatcatgttcACCATTATCTGTTAGATCAGACTGAAAGTTTCCAGATGTATTTCACAAACAAGTATAATTCATATCTTGCCAGAAAGCATCCTACTTGGGAGTCTACTCTTCCATTGCAGCCTCCATTAACTGTTACTGGGAGCTGCTTAGAGTATCAACAGGCAAACAGCCTCAAagagtttatttttcccttcaatcCCTGTGTAGGAGTTACATGTGTATAGAAAGAAGAATAACCCTCGAGGAAGAACAAAACTCATCATTCTGTACCAAGTTTGAGTTGGAGATAACATTTCACACACGACATTGTAATGAGGCACTGAGGATTGGCTTCAAAGGTTGGAAATCAACATGCTTTGTAACAAATTCATAAGGCAGATCAATGGAAAATGCTAAATGTGCTGTACCTTCCCTGTTTCTCTTCTAACTTCTAATTAATGGGAAACAAGACCTTTGAAATAGGAATAATCAAAAGACGGTCTTAACGGGAATTTGGACAATATCACCTGAGCTTTTTTACAAACTTccctttaaaatttaaagacaAATACAGCCATGTAATACTACCTACTGACTCTTacagcaaaatgctttttagATGCCAGGTCTTCAGCAAGTTCAAAAATCAGTGTAGCTTCTGAGCTCTACAGAGGAAGAGGTCTACATCAGCAAGTAACATAGTCCACtcagagcagaggcaggaggagttTCTTTACAAGGaatattattttacttcttGTGAGACAACCATACATCAgtttttttacctgtttttgTTCTTCTCCTAAACTGTCCCACATAGATGCCACTATTTTTGAAACCTCTCCAAATGTAGCATTTGGGTTCTGCCCTTTAATTGCAGCTTGTGTATCCCTGAAGAAAAGGGCATATGCTGACACTGGCTTTTGTGGCTCATTGggatctttctttttcttcttctttggaGTCTTGGGCTTTTTGCCAGAATCTGGGGCAGCTCTTTTTTCTCCAGTAGCCtaagaaacagtgaaaagaaCAGTCAATATAACAATGATATAAGTCagattatttcaaaaaaattattaacagtCTGGCTTAATAATATATGGATAAAGCTACTATGTAGGCAACATTTTGGAAAGTCCTGTTGTGCAAGCCTTTCTCCTGCCAAATAGTACTTAGTCTCAGCTTAATCTCATCAGATCTACTGGAACTAAACGCATGAATAATTACTACTCACTGTAAGCGTGGCTCGAAGTCAAATCTTACAGAGCTTGATCTGAAAAAGTACACCCCAACACTAATTTTAAGCTTTAAAGTACGGTATATTTTGAATGGGCAATCTATGTTTTTCCATTAAGATGTAATTTCAGTAGTAGAGACTCAAAAGACAAGAGCTTGGAGGCATTTCCTGATTCCCAGACTTAGACTGTCAACTTAGACACAGCTCAGGGGTTAAAAAGCCCATCCTTCaggcaaaaagcagaagcagctctgtAGTTTCTATCCACCTGCAGCAAATACCCACAGGTGACCCTGCACCCTCTGCCTCCGCCGCTCCTTGCGCAGGGTCAGGGGCCTGTGCAGTAGCACCGGAGGCTCTGTGTTATTGGCAGGCACCAGCCCTGCACCTACGTCTCCCTCTCACCTCTGGGGCAGGGAACCCCCAGAACAGCACACCCAGGACTACAGGTAACTCTGGTCCCTGTGTGCTCCTCGTGTCCTGTACCCTCTTTTGTTGAACTGTGTACAGATTATTGCAACAAGGGAATGAAGTGGctctaaatatatttctatgATAGTTATTTTACTTCGATATTTTGAGGATCCTGTACAATGATCTTTCCATTTCTATATGCACAATTTCCATTAACTTAATGAGAAAACCTTTCATGGAAGTCTAAACTAGGCCTTTTAAATGTACAAcatttgtgctttattttgttgATAAAATATTCCTAAcagatttatttaaagcaaaatgtaaattaaCTAAACCTTCAATTAGAAGaagcttattttatttctatttaaatgcATCTGTTTTATATGACTCCAGAGAACGCCAAAATTACAAAACTGTCCAAAGTTGATGAGTGAATAAATTTACCAGATCtataaaatctgaaatgaaatatgaatGTATTAGaccaaatacatatatatattcttatGCTTATTATTATGGAGTTGTTATGGAAACTTCTTAAGTAAAGAAgctaaaaagcaaattaatcaTATTCCACTATAATgtaacatgtatttttattaccaCATTGCAGCTGAGATGATACTGCCACATTCATGAAAATATAGCATATAGACCTGTAAAGCTTACTCACTACAGTGCATGGAATAACTTACTCTATTTGATTCATCTCCATCTTCTTCATTTATAGAGCTGGATGGGGAAGGAGTGGCTGATTTACttgcaggaggggagggagaagtgtGTGGCAAATTAGTGCCTCCTAAATTTAGCCCCAGCTGCGCACTTAGCTGGGACTGGTTAATGGTGGTCAGCTGAGAAGGAGCCATAATTCCTGAATGAGCAGCGTCAGTCATATGGACAATAGATCTCATAATCAGAGAGTGATCCTGGCGATACTGGGAAACTTGTGTGTGACTCTGATCctaaaagaaatgtaaacattATTTAGCCACTGGCAGTTACCATATAGCGTTATCAGGTCAAGTTATTTCCACAGGCTTACAGAACTAACACCATTAACTTGCAGTGTATTTCTTATTCACTAattacacatatttttaataaattaaatgcagCAACAGTTACCACACTTGCCCTGCACTTCACTTCTGCCCGACTTGTGGGTGGGGATTCTTTGTGgaataaaaattgtatttcttcttttttaaacatttcG from the Phalacrocorax aristotelis chromosome 8, bGulAri2.1, whole genome shotgun sequence genome contains:
- the TOX3 gene encoding TOX high mobility group box family member 3 isoform X2 → MDVRFYPAAAGSSLPGDPSNLDFAQCLGYYNYNKFGNNNNYMNMAEANNAFLAANETFHTPSLGDEEFEIPPITPPPESDPALGMADILLPFQGVGDQLPAQGNEFTPQFPPQSLDLPSITISRNLVEHDSVIHSNGLHMDQSHTQVSQYRQDHSLIMRSIVHMTDAAHSGIMAPSQLTTINQSQLSAQLGLNLGGTNLPHTSPSPPASKSATPSPSSSINEEDGDESNRATGEKRAAPDSGKKPKTPKKKKKKDPNEPQKPVSAYALFFRDTQAAIKGQNPNATFGEVSKIVASMWDSLGEEQKQVYKRKTEAAKKEYLKALAAYRASLVSKAAAESAEAQTIRSVQQTLASTNLSSSLILNTSLSQHATVSASPQTLQQSLPRAIAPKPLTMRLPMNQIVASVTIAPNMPTNIAGPLISSMGTNMVATPSSSQVSPSMQSQQHQIQQLQQQQMQQMQQQQLHQHQMHQQIQQQMQQQHFQHHMQQHLQQQHLQQQINQQQMQQQLQHIQLQQMQQQQMQHMQHQSQPSPQQHSPVASQITSPIPAIGSPQPAAPQQHQSQIQSQTQTQVLSQVSIF
- the TOX3 gene encoding TOX high mobility group box family member 3 isoform X1; the encoded protein is MDVRFYPAAAGSSLPGDPSNLDFAQCLGYYNYNKFGNNNNYMNMAEANNAFLAANEQTFHTPSLGDEEFEIPPITPPPESDPALGMADILLPFQGVGDQLPAQGNEFTPQFPPQSLDLPSITISRNLVEHDSVIHSNGLHMDQSHTQVSQYRQDHSLIMRSIVHMTDAAHSGIMAPSQLTTINQSQLSAQLGLNLGGTNLPHTSPSPPASKSATPSPSSSINEEDGDESNRATGEKRAAPDSGKKPKTPKKKKKKDPNEPQKPVSAYALFFRDTQAAIKGQNPNATFGEVSKIVASMWDSLGEEQKQVYKRKTEAAKKEYLKALAAYRASLVSKAAAESAEAQTIRSVQQTLASTNLSSSLILNTSLSQHATVSASPQTLQQSLPRAIAPKPLTMRLPMNQIVASVTIAPNMPTNIAGPLISSMGTNMVATPSSSQVSPSMQSQQHQIQQLQQQQMQQMQQQQLHQHQMHQQIQQQMQQQHFQHHMQQHLQQQHLQQQINQQQMQQQLQHIQLQQMQQQQMQHMQHQSQPSPQQHSPVASQITSPIPAIGSPQPAAPQQHQSQIQSQTQTQVLSQVSIF